A window from Zingiber officinale cultivar Zhangliang chromosome 7A, Zo_v1.1, whole genome shotgun sequence encodes these proteins:
- the LOC122001169 gene encoding beta-1,4-xylosyltransferase IRX9-like, which produces MGSLDRSKKKIQLWKKALLHFVLCFVTGFFTGFAPPSAVNLFSASAVERSPVVVVVPAASIKAAEHVVEPAGSTANRSLEGISRSVLVPTVNDVDPPPPHEGSNVGGAEEKSPHPRERLLILVTTVRRDDRFQGAFLRRLAHTLRLVPPPLLWIVVQAHEDAAATAAMLRTTGVMYRHLTFKENFTDPEAEADHQRNVALSHVEYHRLTGIVHFAGASNVYDLQFFEDIRDVEAFGTWPVAIVSSNRKRVAVDGPVCNSSKVQGWILKDLSYDNRLLITGTDMSPKPRKLNISGFAFNSSILWDPERWGRPTSLPDTSQDSIKFVHEVILEDETKLKGIPADCSRIMVWHLDTPSILSLPFHSKNQGRR; this is translated from the exons ATGGGTTCGTTGGATCGATCGAAGAAGAAGATCCAGCTTTGGAAGAAGGCGCTCCTGCACTTCGTGCTCTGCTTCGTCACTGGATTCTTCACCGGATTCGCTCCGCCTAGCGCTGTCAATCTCTTCTCTGCCAGCGCCGTCGAGCGCTCgcccgtcgtcgtcgtcgtcccgGCTGCCTCAATTAAAGCCGCGGAACACGTTGTCGAGCCTGCCGGCTCGACCGCCAACAGGTCCCTCGAAGGGATCTCCAGATCTGTGCTTGTTCCCACCGTCAACGACGTCGACCCGCCGCCGCCCCACGAAGGTAGCAACGTCGGAGGGGCGGAGGAGAAGTCGCCGCATCCGCGCGAGCGGCTGCTGATCCTGGTCACGACGGTGCGGCGCGACGACCGGTTTCAAGGTGCGTTCTTGCGGCGGCTGGCGCACACCCTGCGGCTGGTGCCGCCACCGCTGCTGTGGATCGTCGTCCAGGCGCACGAGGATGCCGCCGCGACCGCAGCTATGCTGCGGACCACTGGCGTCATGTACAGACACTTGACATTTAAGGAGAATTTTACTGACCCCGAAGCGGAGGCCGACCACCAGCGGAACGTCGCCCTCAGCCACGTCGAGTACCACCGACTCACCGGGATCGTACACTTCGCCGGGGCATCCAACGTCTACGATCTACAATTCTTCGAGGACATAAGAGATGTCGA GGCTTTTGGGACTTGGCCAGTAGCAATTGTATCATCAAACAGGAAAAGGGTGGCTGTGGATGGCCCTGTTTGTAACTCATCGAAGGTCCAAGGATGGATCTTAAAGGATTTGAGCTATGATAATAGGTTGCTGATCACTGGTACCGACATGAGCCCGAAACCtcgaaaattaaatatttctggCTTTGCATTCAATAGCTCTATACTGTGGGATCCTGAGAGATGGGGCCGTCCTACCTCATTGCCTGACACATCACAG GATTCAATCAAGTTTGTGCATGAAGTCATCCTAGAAGATGAGACTAAGTTGAAGGGTATTCCTGCTGACTGCTCCAGAATCATGGTGTGGCATCTGGACACACCTAGCATTCTCTCCCTGCCTTTCCACTCTAAAAACCAAGGTAGAAGGTAG